One region of Streptomyces davaonensis JCM 4913 genomic DNA includes:
- a CDS encoding YybH family protein: MTDRTSLESELAAFMGEYERANNSHDISCVVPFIAEDAVYGFSDGSHRGIEEIRSAIGKTFATILDEVYEVRELEWPVLTSDVAVCRCRFAWTGVVNGELRSGRGRGTNVIVRRDGELKMLHEHLSS, from the coding sequence ATGACGGATCGGACATCTCTGGAATCTGAACTCGCTGCGTTCATGGGCGAGTACGAACGGGCCAACAACAGCCACGACATCTCATGTGTCGTGCCGTTCATCGCCGAGGACGCCGTGTATGGGTTCTCGGACGGTTCGCATCGGGGCATTGAGGAGATCCGGTCCGCGATCGGGAAGACGTTCGCGACAATCCTCGACGAGGTGTATGAGGTGCGTGAACTGGAGTGGCCGGTGCTCACCTCTGATGTCGCGGTGTGTCGCTGTCGGTTCGCCTGGACCGGCGTCGTGAACGGTGAACTCCGCTCTGGCCGGGGCCGGGGCACCAACGTCATCGTGCGGCGGGACGGAGAGTTGAAGATGCTGCATGAGCATCTCAGCTCCTGA
- a CDS encoding HAD family hydrolase: MIRAVIFDVGECLVDETREYGTWADWLQVPRHTFHSMFGAVIAQGRDYRETFQEFRPGFDLYEEREKRAQAGQPETFGEADLYPDVRDALAALRADGLWLGIAGNQTVRAGKILRELFSGDVDLIGTSDDWGASKPDRAFFDRVADVVPAEVGEMLYVGDRVDNDIAPARVAGMHTALVHRGPWATIQWHTEQAQKLPTFRVETLLELPPQIAEFNERAR, translated from the coding sequence ATGATTCGCGCTGTGATCTTCGACGTCGGCGAGTGCCTCGTAGACGAGACCCGGGAGTACGGCACGTGGGCCGACTGGCTCCAGGTGCCACGCCACACCTTCCACTCGATGTTCGGGGCAGTCATCGCCCAGGGCCGCGACTACCGCGAGACCTTCCAGGAGTTCCGCCCCGGCTTCGACCTGTACGAAGAGCGCGAGAAGCGCGCCCAGGCGGGCCAGCCGGAGACCTTCGGCGAGGCCGACCTCTACCCAGACGTCCGAGACGCCCTCGCCGCCCTCCGCGCGGACGGGCTGTGGCTGGGCATCGCCGGGAACCAGACCGTGCGCGCAGGGAAGATCCTCCGCGAGTTGTTCAGCGGCGACGTCGACCTGATCGGCACGTCCGACGACTGGGGCGCCAGCAAGCCGGACCGCGCGTTCTTCGACCGCGTCGCCGATGTCGTTCCCGCCGAGGTCGGCGAGATGCTGTACGTCGGTGACCGCGTCGACAACGACATCGCCCCGGCCCGCGTGGCCGGCATGCACACCGCGCTCGTGCACCGAGGCCCGTGGGCAACCATCCAGTGGCATACGGAGCAGGCACAGAAGCTGCCGACGTTCCGAGTCGAGACCCTCCTCGAACTGCCGCCGCAGATCGCGGAGTTCAACGAGCGAGCGCGCTGA